A region of Rhodamnia argentea isolate NSW1041297 chromosome 9, ASM2092103v1, whole genome shotgun sequence DNA encodes the following proteins:
- the LOC115739725 gene encoding cysteine-rich receptor-like protein kinase 44 gives MFSFLTLETESTITISKHYCSNSSTFSLKSAYEANLDLLLESLSSHANSSNGFFNTSTGKPGDTDAVYGSFLCRGDVTKDVCIECVTNASVRIKEICPMAKVSIIWFDECQLRYSDHNFFSAADKAPLMYQYNKENVRDPADFMKLLSKTMDQLITPAAERPDKKYAYKEAYFKSRGLYTFAQCCPDILVARCEDCLQNATSNLLTIQTGKIGGRVLLPSCFVRFEVYPFYENVSEVEKKRHSSSRLVVGISSAASAVVLLCIVLCFALKRKKNKRNHVEEDPIVGSKISELHSQQFDMCTIESATSYFSNHNKLGEGGFGPVYMGTLPCGRKIAAKRLSQRSKQGAQEFKNEVELVAKLQHRNLVRLLGFSMEREETILVYEYVRNGSLDQLLFNPQRSIQLDWSARHKIMVGVARGLLYLHEDSRLRIIHRDLKASNILLDDDMNPKISDFGMARIFCAEQTQGSTNRIVGTYGYMSPEYAMYGHFSVKSDVFSFGVLMLEIITGKKSQQSYVSDHDAGLLDYVWEHWRIGAPLEIVDPALSESVSANGVIRCIHIGLLCVQNDKEARPAMDTVVLMLGSGDSVSFPMPEQPTFFIPSVKHKQQSQDPNSNQSSEKVDSSKVMPKCSVISGCITDVAPR, from the exons ATGTTTAGCTTTCTCACCCTCGAAACCGAATCAACCATAACTATCAGCAAGCATTACTGCTCGAATTCAAGCACTTTCAGTCTGAAAAGCGCCTACGAGGCCAACCTCGACCTCCTCCTCGAGTCCCTTTCCTCTCATGCCAACTCGAGTAACGGATTCTTCAACACGAGCACAGGGAAGCCAGGTGACACCGATGCCGTGTACGGCAGCTTCCTATGCAGGGGAGATGTGACCAAGGATGTGTGCATCGAATGTGTGACAAATGCTAGTGTCAGGATCAAAGAGATCTGTCCAATGGCCAAGGTGTCCATCATCTGGTTTGATGAGTGCCAGTTGCGGTATTCAGACCATAACTTCTTCTCAGCCGCAGACAAAGCGCCTCTTATGTACCAGTATAATAAGGAGAATGTGAGGGATCCTGCCGATTTCATGAAGCTATTGAGCAAAACAATGGACCAGTTGATAACTCCTGCTGCTGAACGACCCGATAAGAAGTATGCTTACAAAGAGGCCTATTTCAAATCAAGGGGGCTATATACCTTTGCCCAGTGCTGTCCTGATATCTTGGTGGCTCGCTGCGAGGATTGCCTGCAGAACGCGACTTCGAATCTCCTGACAATCCAAACTGGGAAAATCGGGGGCAGAGTCTTGCTTCCAAGTTGCTTCGTCAGATTCGAGGTGTACCCTTTCTATGAAAACGTCTCTGAAG ttgaaaagaaaaggcattcTTCATCAAGATTAGTTGTTGGGATAAGTTCTGCAGCTTCGGCAGTCGTGTTACTTTGCATTGTGCTCTGCTTTGccctcaaaagaaaaaagaacaagagaaaccATGTCGAAGAAGATCCTATTG TTGGGAGCAAAATTTCTGAACTCCATTCCCAGCAATTTGATATGTGCACAATTGAATCCGCCACATCTTACTTCTCGAATCACAACAAATTAGGGGAAGGCGGGTTCGGTCCAGTTTACATG GGTACACTTCCTTGTGGGAGAAAAATTGCAGCAAAAAGGTTATCTCAAAGGTCGAAACAAGGCGCGCAGGAATTCAAAAACGAAGTGGAATTGGTAGCCAAGCTTCAGCACCGAAACCTAGTGAGGCTATTAGGTTTTTCCatggaaagagaagaaacgatACTGGTCTACGAATACGTTCGCAATGGAAGCCTCGACCAGTTGCTTTTCA ATCCTCAGCGAAGCATACAGTTGGATTGGTCAGCACGCCACAAGATTATGGTTGGGGTGGCGCGCGGTCTTCTTTACCTTCATGAAGATTCTCGGCTCCGAATTATCCATCGTGACCTCAAAGCTAGTAACATTCTGCTTGATGACGATATGAATCCGAAAATCTCAGACTTTGGTATGGCTAGAATTTTTTGTGCTGAGCAGACTCAAGGAAGTACCAACAGAATTGTCGGAACTTA TGGCTACATGTCTCCTGAATACGCAATGTATGGGCACTTCTCAGTAAAATCCGACGTGTTCAGCTTTGGTGTGCTCATGCTAGAGATCATAACTGGCAAGAAGAGTCAACAATCTTATGTATCAGACCACGATGCGGGCCTTCTAGACTAT GTTTGGGAACACTGGAGAATCGGAGCACCTTTGGAAATCGTGGATCCGGCACTGAGTGAATCTGTCTCTGCGAACGGAGTGATTAGATGTATTCACATTGGCTTGCTCTGCGTTCAGAACGACAAAGAGGCCCGACCTGCTATGGATACAGTTGTTCTTATGCTTGGTAGTGGAGATTCAGTTAGCTTCCCCATGCCCGAGCAACCCACGTTCTTCATCCCAAGTGTGAAGCACAAACAACAATCACAAGATCCAAACTCGAATCAATCAAGCGAGAAGGTCGATAGCAGCAAGGTAATGCCGAAGTGTTCAGTGATCAGCGGCTGTATTACTGATGTGGCTCCTCGATAG
- the LOC115739720 gene encoding quinone oxidoreductase PIG3-like isoform X3 has translation MKAVVITTPGDPEVLRLQEVEDPKLEDDHVLIKIAATALNRADTLQRKGMYPPPKGASEYPGLECSGTIEAVGKGVSRWKVGDQVCALLAGGGYAEKIAVPAGQVLPVPAGISLKDAASFPEVACTVWSTVFMMSHLTAGETFLIHGGSSGIGTFAIQMAKYYGARVFVTAGSEEKLAACKDLGADVCINYKTEDFVARVKEETAGKGVDVILDCVGAPYFQRNLDSLNFDGRLFIIGFQSGAVTQVDLRGLLARRLTVQAAGLRKRSTENKAAIVSEVEKKV, from the exons ATGAAGGCCGTCGTGATCACAACCCCGGGGGACCCGGAAGTGCTCCGGTTGCAAGAAGTCGAGGACCCGAAGCTCGAGGACGACCACGTCCTGATCAAGATCGCGGCCACCGCGCTGAACAGGGCCGACACGCTTCAGAGGAAGGGCATGTACCCGCCCCCGAAGGGCGCGAGCGAGTACCCGGGTCTCGAATGCTCCGGAACGATCGAAGCTGTTGGGAAGGGCGTGTCTCGCTGGAAAGTTGGGGATCAG GTTTGTGCTCTGCTTGCTGGAGGAGGTTATGCGGAGAAAATAGCGGTTCCAGCAGGGCAAGTTCTTCCTGTTCCTGCAGGAATTTCGCTCAAGGATGCTGCGAGTTTCCCAGAAGTGGCTTGCACTGTTTGGTCCACTGTCTTCATGATGAGTCACCTCACTGCAGGGGAAACATTCTTG ATACATGGTGGCTCTAGTGGAATCGGCACATTTGCTATTCAGATGGCAAAATATTATGGTGCTAGGGTATTTGTAACAGCAG GGAGTGAAGAAAAGTTAGCTGCTTGCAAGGATCTGGGTGCTGACGTTTGCATCAACTACAAGACAGAGGACTTTGTTGCACGAGTGAAAGAAGAAACTGCAGGAAAAG GCGTCGATGTGATTCTGGACTGCGTTGGTGCGCCCTACTTTCAGAGAAACCTCGATAGCTTGAATTTTGACGGCAGGCTATTCATCATTGGCTTTCAGAGTGGAGCAGTGACGCAAGTGGATCTGAGAGGTCTTCTGGCCAGACGGCTCACTGTGCAAG
- the LOC115739720 gene encoding quinone oxidoreductase PIG3-like isoform X2, whose translation MKAVVITTPGDPEVLRLQEVEDPKLEDDHVLIKIAATALNRADTLQRKGMYPPPKGASEYPGLECSGTIEAVGKGVSRWKVGDQVCALLAGGGYAEKIAVPAGQVLPVPAGISLKDAASFPEVACTVWSTVFMMSHLTAGETFLIHGGSSGIGTFAIQMAKYYGARVFVTAGSEEKLAACKDLGADVCINYKTEDFVARVKEETAGKGVDVILDCVGAPYFQRNLDSLNFDGRLFIIGFQSGAVTQVDLRGLLARRLTVQAAGLRNRSTENKAAIVSEVEKEVWPVIEQGKVKPVVYKYLPLAEAAEGHRLMESSKHVGKIVLVA comes from the exons ATGAAGGCCGTCGTGATCACAACCCCGGGGGACCCGGAAGTGCTCCGGTTGCAAGAAGTCGAGGACCCGAAGCTCGAGGACGACCACGTCCTGATCAAGATCGCGGCCACCGCGCTGAACAGGGCCGACACGCTTCAGAGGAAGGGCATGTACCCGCCCCCGAAGGGCGCGAGCGAGTACCCGGGTCTCGAATGCTCCGGAACGATCGAAGCTGTTGGGAAGGGCGTGTCTCGCTGGAAAGTTGGGGATCAG GTTTGTGCTCTGCTTGCTGGAGGAGGTTATGCGGAGAAAATAGCGGTTCCAGCAGGGCAAGTTCTTCCTGTTCCTGCAGGAATTTCGCTCAAGGATGCTGCGAGTTTCCCAGAAGTGGCTTGCACTGTTTGGTCCACTGTCTTCATGATGAGTCACCTCACTGCAGGGGAAACATTCTTG ATACATGGTGGCTCTAGTGGAATCGGCACATTTGCTATTCAGATGGCAAAATATTATGGTGCTAGGGTATTTGTAACAGCAG GGAGTGAAGAAAAGTTAGCTGCTTGCAAGGATCTGGGTGCTGACGTTTGCATCAACTACAAGACAGAGGACTTTGTTGCACGAGTGAAAGAAGAAACTGCAGGAAAAG GCGTCGATGTGATTCTGGACTGCGTTGGTGCGCCCTACTTTCAGAGAAACCTCGATAGCTTGAATTTTGACGGCAGGCTATTCATCATTGGCTTTCAGAGTGGAGCAGTGACGCAAGTGGATCTGAGAGGTCTTCTGGCCAGACGGCTCACTGTGCAAG CGGCGGGCTTGCGTAACAGAAGCACAGAGAATAAAGCTGCGATTGTAAGTGAGGTAGAGAAGGAAGTTTGGCCGGTGATCGAGCAAGGCAAAGTGAAGCCCGTGGTTTACAAGTATCTTCCTCTAGCCGAAGCGGCGGAGGGCCACCGGCTCATGGAAAGCAGCAAGCATGTCGGGAAGATTGT
- the LOC115739720 gene encoding quinone oxidoreductase PIG3-like isoform X1, with translation MKAVVITTPGDPEVLRLQEVEDPKLEDDHVLIKIAATALNRADTLQRKGMYPPPKGASEYPGLECSGTIEAVGKGVSRWKVGDQVCALLAGGGYAEKIAVPAGQVLPVPAGISLKDAASFPEVACTVWSTVFMMSHLTAGETFLIHGGSSGIGTFAIQMAKYYGARVFVTAGSEEKLAACKDLGADVCINYKTEDFVARVKEETAGKGVDVILDCVGAPYFQRNLDSLNFDGRLFIIGFQSGAVTQVDLRGLLARRLTVQAAGLRNRSTENKAAIVSEVEKEVWPVIEQGKVKPVVYKYLPLAEAAEGHRLMESSKHVGKIVLVT, from the exons ATGAAGGCCGTCGTGATCACAACCCCGGGGGACCCGGAAGTGCTCCGGTTGCAAGAAGTCGAGGACCCGAAGCTCGAGGACGACCACGTCCTGATCAAGATCGCGGCCACCGCGCTGAACAGGGCCGACACGCTTCAGAGGAAGGGCATGTACCCGCCCCCGAAGGGCGCGAGCGAGTACCCGGGTCTCGAATGCTCCGGAACGATCGAAGCTGTTGGGAAGGGCGTGTCTCGCTGGAAAGTTGGGGATCAG GTTTGTGCTCTGCTTGCTGGAGGAGGTTATGCGGAGAAAATAGCGGTTCCAGCAGGGCAAGTTCTTCCTGTTCCTGCAGGAATTTCGCTCAAGGATGCTGCGAGTTTCCCAGAAGTGGCTTGCACTGTTTGGTCCACTGTCTTCATGATGAGTCACCTCACTGCAGGGGAAACATTCTTG ATACATGGTGGCTCTAGTGGAATCGGCACATTTGCTATTCAGATGGCAAAATATTATGGTGCTAGGGTATTTGTAACAGCAG GGAGTGAAGAAAAGTTAGCTGCTTGCAAGGATCTGGGTGCTGACGTTTGCATCAACTACAAGACAGAGGACTTTGTTGCACGAGTGAAAGAAGAAACTGCAGGAAAAG GCGTCGATGTGATTCTGGACTGCGTTGGTGCGCCCTACTTTCAGAGAAACCTCGATAGCTTGAATTTTGACGGCAGGCTATTCATCATTGGCTTTCAGAGTGGAGCAGTGACGCAAGTGGATCTGAGAGGTCTTCTGGCCAGACGGCTCACTGTGCAAG CGGCGGGCTTGCGTAACAGAAGCACAGAGAATAAAGCTGCGATTGTAAGTGAGGTAGAGAAGGAAGTTTGGCCGGTGATCGAGCAAGGCAAAGTGAAGCCCGTGGTTTACAAGTATCTTCCTCTAGCCGAAGCGGCGGAGGGCCACCGGCTCATGGAAAGCAGCAAGCATGTCGGGAAGATTGTACTTGTCACATAA